One genomic window of Vibrio ziniensis includes the following:
- a CDS encoding potassium channel family protein — translation MKNNSIKDETKPMGLLSLILSFLALFVISGLLFFPIEEEMRHLFIGLDFLICSIFVLQLCVDLIRSADRLQFMKTHWIDFLASIPMIEPLRYARIFQILRIILVVRSGRTILKQLLANRRETTIASILLLLVLMMTLGSSFMLFVESKDPHANIQSGGDALWWALVTISTVGYGDHFPVTTAGRLIATAMILCGVGIFGMISGLITSLLTSPDKTQLLHAQRDQELLHQIVVQQNEILRRVGKLENKVESPEHRKS, via the coding sequence ATGAAAAACAATAGTATCAAAGATGAAACAAAACCTATGGGATTACTGTCACTCATTTTGTCTTTCTTAGCGCTATTTGTGATCTCAGGCTTACTATTCTTTCCGATAGAAGAAGAAATGCGCCATCTATTTATCGGCTTAGACTTTCTTATATGTAGTATTTTTGTCTTACAACTTTGTGTAGATTTGATCCGAAGCGCAGATCGGCTGCAATTTATGAAAACCCACTGGATCGATTTTCTGGCTAGTATTCCGATGATCGAACCACTGCGTTATGCCCGAATCTTTCAAATTCTTCGAATAATTTTAGTGGTGCGTTCAGGAAGAACCATCTTGAAACAGTTATTGGCAAATCGCAGAGAAACCACCATTGCCTCTATTTTGCTCTTGCTAGTCCTTATGATGACCTTGGGTTCTAGCTTTATGCTGTTTGTTGAATCAAAAGATCCTCATGCCAATATTCAATCAGGCGGAGATGCACTGTGGTGGGCTTTAGTGACTATTTCAACTGTGGGTTATGGGGATCATTTTCCAGTCACTACTGCTGGAAGACTTATCGCAACAGCAATGATCCTTTGTGGGGTAGGTATTTTCGGTATGATTTCGGGCTTGATAACATCACTACTCACCTCTCCTGACAAAACACAACTGTTACATGCGCAAAGAGACCAAGAGCTCCTGCATCAGATAGTTGTTCAACAAAATGAGATACTGCGTCGAGTCGGTAAACTAGAAAACAAGGTAGAATCCCCAGAACACCGCAAGTCCTAA
- a CDS encoding methyl-accepting chemotaxis protein: MTTMAFKPWERVITNVRLVPKMVMLMAFSTLLIICKQLWDANTFYNALFSATQNAEVAQKHYDDYIVQVIWQTGLMIAVFVVLLLFAARVMLRQTQYLSESIKQMARRDLSVVINMDCKDEYGDVARELEKTRLQLKELILAQVDASQELTAMTEIMTLSMSETKESAQEEFNEIDQLATAMSEMSSTVQTVAGHAQSASSLTENASKQAQTGQRFVKSTVGKMSELSKDISKSAQAVNQVEERVESISSVVGTIQSISEQTNLLALNAAIEAARAGEAGRGFAVVADEVRNLAQRTQKATVEIQEMISQLQNSAKSAVELMEKSVVEVAEGVELVTNAGSELDGIVAQVQQINDMNFQIATAAGQQSSVAEEMNQNLTNVRELVEASVTVVTELLETSEVMQANAQELDSKITEFKV, encoded by the coding sequence ATGACAACAATGGCATTTAAGCCATGGGAACGTGTAATAACCAACGTTCGCCTTGTTCCTAAAATGGTAATGCTGATGGCATTCAGTACATTACTGATCATTTGTAAACAGCTTTGGGATGCTAACACCTTTTATAACGCTCTTTTCTCCGCAACTCAAAACGCAGAAGTCGCACAAAAACATTACGATGATTATATAGTGCAAGTGATCTGGCAAACTGGCTTGATGATAGCTGTTTTTGTTGTGTTACTGCTTTTTGCTGCACGCGTAATGCTGCGACAAACACAATATCTGAGTGAGTCTATTAAACAGATGGCGCGTCGAGATTTGTCCGTTGTTATCAATATGGATTGTAAAGACGAGTATGGTGACGTGGCACGTGAGTTAGAAAAAACTCGTCTTCAATTGAAAGAACTGATTCTTGCTCAAGTAGATGCATCTCAAGAGCTTACCGCGATGACGGAAATCATGACACTGAGCATGTCTGAAACCAAAGAATCGGCTCAAGAAGAGTTTAATGAAATTGACCAGCTAGCCACAGCGATGAGTGAGATGTCATCGACGGTACAAACCGTTGCTGGACATGCTCAGAGTGCTTCTTCGTTGACAGAGAATGCCTCAAAGCAAGCTCAAACAGGTCAACGCTTTGTGAAAAGCACGGTTGGAAAAATGAGTGAACTATCAAAAGATATCTCTAAATCTGCTCAGGCTGTAAACCAAGTTGAAGAGCGAGTTGAGTCTATCAGTAGCGTTGTCGGTACGATTCAAAGTATCTCTGAGCAAACTAACTTGCTGGCTTTAAACGCAGCGATTGAAGCTGCGCGTGCGGGTGAAGCTGGACGTGGCTTCGCTGTAGTTGCCGATGAAGTTCGTAATCTGGCTCAGCGCACTCAGAAAGCGACCGTAGAAATACAAGAGATGATCTCTCAGCTTCAAAACAGTGCAAAGTCAGCAGTAGAGCTGATGGAAAAGAGTGTGGTAGAAGTGGCAGAAGGCGTAGAACTTGTGACAAATGCGGGTTCTGAGCTTGATGGCATCGTAGCGCAGGTTCAGCAAATTAATGACATGAACTTCCAAATTGCGACTGCTGCAGGTCAACAAAGCAGCGTAGCAGAAGAAATGAACCAAAACTTAACCAATGTGAGAGAGCTTGTTGAAGCGTCGGTTACTGTCGTAACAGAATTACTTGAAACGTCAGAAGTGATGCAGGCGAATGCTCAAGAATTAGACAGTAAAATCACTGAGTTTAAAGTTTAA